The Corythoichthys intestinalis isolate RoL2023-P3 chromosome 2, ASM3026506v1, whole genome shotgun sequence DNA segment CTCCCGatgcacacacatactgtacgtaCACAAACTGGAGCCCCTTTTTTGGTTGGCAGCATTTACATGTTTGTCGAAAGAGGGAGGAGGCAGCAGTTAGAGTAATAGAAGAAGCAATGTGCAAATTGCTAGTATTACAGTTAACACACACACTCAATGTCACTGTGTCAACACCatgtgttttattcattttgtctTCAAAGTCTAGAATTTGCTACTTTTTAGTTGCTGTTAACCTTTTTTGTATCAATCAATACTTTAATAAGTttgttttatatacagtgtgaCAGGGCATTTGTTTCTATTTTTTGGAATCAGCTGCAATAGTGTTTtaacctctttttttttttgcacgtgTACACTATAGCAAGACAAGGGATGAAATGCACATATCAAGGCTACACTGGATGGCTGTTACACAAAAGGGTTATTAGAAATATGATATATTTAAGGGGCAAGCTATACACAAGTACTTTAGTCATGTTATTGTTGTCGGAAAATAGTTGCTCTGTGCATTATTGGTTCCATTGCGTTCCAGTTCAACTCACTTTTGGCCCCTCTGTCTCAACATGCGAGCATGATGTGATTGGTACATGTGGGTGACATAATCTCTGGCCAACCAACCACGAGTGTGCCCTTGTACATTATAAATTTGTGTGAAATGAAGGTGGACAGAGAGGACAAAAtgctattattattaaaatatacaactTTTTGTCCACAGGTCAGCCAACCTGCTGGtcagtaaataaaatatgagGGATGTTGTTGGCGTTGCTGATAGTTTTTGCAGAGCAGTTATTTTCCACCTGCGTGGCTAATTTGCAGAGTTCATCTTACTTTGCgttgtgtatttattatttgcaATGTACATATTAGTTTGCAGGTCTTTGcacatatttacaaaaaatgaaGAACTAACTGAACAAAATCTGCTCAGTGTAGTTGCGCTTGAACCAAATGAAGTGGCGTGGCAGTGGAATGTACTGAGAAGATGTGTGTATTAACAGTTCACTTGTGAGGGAATAAAAGAACCAGAATGAAACTCACTGTTCCTTGGTGTGGACAGCTGATTCATTGGTGCTTCCTgtgttttcccattagaaaggtTTTCAGGTGAAAGTCTGCCTGTCTTTGCGAGCATATTCACAGACTACTCATACTAGCCAGCCATGTGAAATCTAAATCATATTAAGTCTTTATTTTTTGCGTATATCAGGGATTATAATATGAAGTAGCTCATTCAGTTTGAAATCACTAATTTGTTAGTGTTTGTGCTTGTTTTCACCTCGACACATTTCCGTTGATGccttttaaacaaaacaagtttcccCTCTGAGTTATCAGTCAACCCTTTTAGAGTCATCAAAAGTTAGAAATACTTGTAGAAAAAGGCAAACATTGACTCTGTACATTGTTTTCATTTCCATACTTATTTTGTAAATATCTGTGTTGTATGGAGCTtcaattaaaatgtaaatatgtttACTGTatttgtaataattataatcCATTCGCTGTATAGCATAGATGTGTCATGCAGATATCCTATCTTAACAACTGTGCGGTAACCCTTGCACCATTGGTCTGTCTAGTGAATGAGGAAACAATAAAAGTGCAAACTGGCGAGAAAAAGTGATCCCCCTTTGTCTTGTTTTGGGTGGTGTGTGTGCTtgtagcagtgcttctcaaaccTGAGGTCCGCAAAATTATTTGAATGGATGAATCTTTTACTTCTGTGTCATTTGATTTGTGACAAAATAGAAAAACTGGACTAAGGCAATGaacataaaattttatttatgggggaaaacactcaggcgacttgaagttccgctctgagacccccaatttggccaaaattcaaaattgtcctatatgcatgtgtgatgcatcattggaaagttaagaatctcaattttctgggggaagaaaatttttgaacaggagggcattttaaaaaaatacaaataaataaacagcaaaaccctaactggaggtgggagcagaattaaagacgccacaattttaacaagatattatcgcgtacctaccttgtttcgatccaaaaactccatgtagcatgtatcaccgagtgtcaagacacagatgtgaatggccacagccggatttttggggattttatgagtgaaacgtgatataacaagggtcgcgatgcagaaatcgcagacaacaaggagtggttgagattttctttttcatatatttagtcttttaaacattatttttctttttttctttgcttggattgatcatttatcatctaacatattggggaaaatgtgaaaacaacaacaacaacaaaaatacaattaagcgatagttatgaggtagatatccgtgactttttaacagacgccaaatttttcattgtgacgtaatttgtttaaaagtttaacggacaaattaaaaataggggcttaatgcgccatgaatctgctatggcagcatatagacatattgttctatcaaacacaacaattgttttggctttactgcagtttcttttatagaggagtgcaagaccagaaactgctttttcagtcttgtctgtgttttccgcctaatGCACTCAAAACTCTTTACACAACTTTCAAGTCCTCACAACACCACAAACACTCATACTAAAGATAGATTATCGGCgctgatatttggaaatttgaaactatattggtatcggcctttaaaaatttttttttttttaatccaaccgGCAGATATGAAAAAATCAATATAAGACTGGGTTATTTCGACTGAGATGCAGCTGGGCCTCTttctcctgcactagtattcaccccGTCCGGTGATAGGTTAAATGCAGGCACGTGCAGCGGGGGGTGGGCGGAGGGTGGTTGAGCACTTGTGCTTTCGCCCCTACATGCCAAAACTGCCCCTTATGACTAGACTTTCATTTTTGGGTGCGCATGTGTATGCTGGCCGACTGTGCAGGCACACCACCGAGTACTTTACTTGAACACCTAAAACCCCCCGCCTCCCCCTACACGCTGTACTTCTTTGAGCTGGGTGTATGGTGAGGAGTCCACCGATATCAGGTGGTTGGAAACAAACGGTGTTACCCTTATAAACCGTGTTCAAGCAAATAGGGAAAATTCTTACACAAGGTTTATTGtgcggatttaaaaaaaaaaaaaaaagtaataatacataattttttcttatatagttttctactttaataattaattacccCCCCTCCTCCCCAAGGCTATTTTGATCCGTGTGTCTTTACTCTCTATAGGCAACCATATTTGTCCATTCTCTTCACAACATTATCTAGAAAGGTACACGTCTTTAAGTTATCATTTAATCtaaattaattatttgaaaTCTGTTCCTTTATTTTCTGATTCCGTGTTTGTATGAATCTTAATGTGATAATTTGGTAATTCCATTTCTATGTATTTTGTGGTAAAATTCATATTTTGTATTGTTCCCACTAACCACCCTTGTTATGTGTTCTGTCTTCTCTCTCTTCACAATGTTATTGacggagaaagaaattaagaaagctttaaaaataaaagccaccagGGAATCATATGTctttaagatttatatttcatttcattaggattaggctgctaaaggcagtggatccctcatcagctgggtgaagagCACAATAGGTAAGAATAACACAATTTACAAGGATAttcacacaattacaatgttattcgaTATCATTTTATGTCATTAATTATTATGTGCTGGAATTGTCAAAtttggaaaataatgaaataatagctttGAAAAAACTGCGgatggtggctcagtgaacatcggatgtggtttgttctcagaggaACAACAAGTTGAGGACCCTCAAAGAgcttcacactatatcctcatttacctactagtgaggtgacgcagcaccaggagtaacgtagggtttagtatcttgttcaaggatacttagacgaggtcatcAGGGCAGATAATCGAACCCACACCCTCTGTGTTGGGGatgactactctaccactgaaccaTGCCATCCCCAATattagctattattttctatttgtgtgattcaataaacatgctttaggcatttccaATTAAGTTCAGTGTTGGCATTATTCATTTTCTttgtaccatttttttttttttttttttaaacttgaataTGAATATCGGCTCTAAAAATTggttatcggcccctctaactactagTAGTCGGTATCGGTCCTGTAAAACACATATTGGTCATTCTCTAACTCATACTTAACTGGTTTACTGCAAGTCATTGGCCCGATCAATTATTAGGCAGATGGAAGATAAAAATaagatatttttgcatttaatttaaaaattttaaaatatgcaaaagtCCCTCCTGACGTAATTCAGCCCCTACACTGAATTTTCAGTCATGGGATATGGTGCCTTTGGCATAAAAACgttttgttggaaaaaaaaattgaatcataACATATTTCGGCCTcgtttaatgcaaaaaaaaaaaaaagttacttttatTTAAGTATAGTGCCATAAACATATAGTTTCTttccaaaatattaaaaaaatatatatatatatatattcataaacTATTGAAAGTATATGAACGAGGAGTTTACATGAGGACAGtatataaaataatttaaattatttttaggaCAAATATGACCTCAgtgtcatcaaaaaaaaaatactgtaatggtATAATTTACAGCATTGGTTAACTCCTGAAATTGAATGACATACAGTTACGTAATGTGTGACGACTGAATTGACCAATAGCAGAATTTGTAACTCTGCTCAGCAGTCCAGACCAATCATGATTATCGTATCACCCCGATTCTGCTGCGTGAGGGGATTTGATTGGCTTAAAGTCTGGGTGGGGTGGAGTCAACTAGCtgagttcagaacgaggaagctCATCGTCATTTGGAAATTTTACGGTGAAGACTGAGCACAATGCCTGAGTAAGTTCACAGCAGTTCTCCCCCCATAATTTAGTTGAAATCTTGTGATGCTGTCGTGATAAAATGTTTAATGACTCTCCTGGCCTTTCGTTTTCTCTTGAATTGATCAGCATAAAAAGCTGCTAGCTTGTTTGCTAGTCATTGTCGGAGTACGTGTGAGATGAAATTTTGTGAATTTACTTCCTTGACATGCCTTAAAACCACACAGCATTTCATCTAGCGAAAAGCAGTTGTGATGTGGGCCCGTCAATTAATTATTACCTGTTCATTGTCGCATTTAATTTATCATAAGCGCTCTGATTATGTTTTGATTTTTCTCACAGAGCAGACATCGCACTCATTGGTTTGGCTGTCATGGGCCAGAACCTTATCATGAACATGAATGACCATGGCTTCGTCGTAAGTTGttcttgtcagttatttgttatttcTTAACGTAACATTTCAGCTGGCAAATGTAATGACTCATTACTGTGCCTAAATAAAAGTGGTACAATTTagatagagagaaaaaaatgttctatTGGTGAGAGCTGGTTGGTTGTCAAATTTTCACTATTTCATGAATATCTTCCTATCAACACATTTTAGAATAATCATCAGTTACAGAGAAGCTTAATATTTTGACGATTGACATGTAAAATTtcataagttttattttgttttggtgATATGTAGGTCTATCGTCAAATCATACAGCACTAGTGGAGTCCTTAAGTGTTTTAAATTTAGCCTAAAAAATAGTTgcctcttacctcaagtgatgtgtgcccttacagtaaaaaaaaaatgttgattttttttcatcaaggCACAATTTATGATTGCGAGTCGCTGGTGGTGTAGTGGTGCATTTGCCTGACTTGGGTGCAGGCAGCATTGAACAATTCCCACTCAGTGGCGGTGTGATTGTGAGTGCAAATGGTTGTCTGTCTCTGTGTGTGCCCTACTACTAACTGGCGACCGATTTAGGGTGTAGTCTACATTTCGCCTGAAGTCAGCTAGGATTGGCTCCACCACCGCTTGACCCTAACAATAAACagtgttgaaaatgaatggacaaTTATGATGATTATAATACTGATATTGTGCAACACCACCCACTGGCGGTGTAGTTATAGCAAGTGTGACAACCAATCCCGCTCTCCCCGACATAATATATTGTCAATGGCGGCCAAAGATATGAAcccagtacagaaatctgtaaaATCTACTTACGTACAGTAAGTGGTACTTTGTAACAAAGAAAGTAACAATCCTGTTGTCTGCTGAATAGGTGTGTGCCTACAACCGCACTGTGTCCAAGGTGCATGACTTCCTGCAGAACGAGGCAAAGGGCTCCAAGGTGATTGGCGCCGAGTCACTTGAGGACATGGTGTCCAAGCTGAAGAAGCCCAGGAGGATCGTTTTGCTGGTCAAGGCCGGACAGGCGGTGGATGACTTTATTGACAAACTGGTTGGTGTCTACATTATTTTGACAGTGCCCAAACTCCACTTATTATTGAACATGTCGGGCGATGGTCCTCGCTCAGGTTCCCCTCCTCGAGAAAGGAGATATAATCATCGATGGGGGCAACTCCGAATACAGAGACACGACTGTAAGGACGACGTTGTTGTGAAGGTGCTCGTATTGTAAAGACTCTTCAAGCGCCTCTGTACTTTTGTCTCACACAGAGACGCTGTAAGAGTCTGAAAGAGAAGAACTTGCTCTTTGTGGGCAGTGGAGTCAGCGGTGGTGAAGAGGGGGCACGCTATGGACCCTCTCTCATGCCGGGAGGACATCCGGAGGCCTGGtaagacatacagtacatcaaaCAAATTCTCTCTTGATTTGTTGAGACCTACTCCTTATTATCATGTGTTATTTTAGCCTTTCAAGCTATGTATACTCAAGAGAAACACTGACTTGACAGTGACAATCATTAATGACCGATGAGTTACCGGCAACCTAAGGCCATAATTATACTCTAGTACTGTATTAAATATTAGCAGATAACTTTTGCCAACAGTAGTACTTGTTTTACCCATGAAAAAGTGGCAATGGCAAGTAATGTGGATCTGAATAGGTTCCATGAGTGGTCTGCTGTAAACCATTTTTTTGCTCATTAATCAGACACACGATATAGGCAGAGGTATTCTTTTAATTTATTGAATCCTATGTTACTAGTTACTATgttatcttactttaaaaaagtaattaattacagttacaaattacttctcccaaaaggtaattgtgttagtaactcagttacctgaatgtaacagTAATTAgtcacttggcaaagtaactggtgttaattttcatgtttaaaaaaaaaaaatacaggtcacacaatgtgaagtttaaagggtttttgggacaattggcagtAGCCttcaccctaaacttaactggacacaggggtattgcggatattgcgataactagatggtAACCTTtgttatgtgtggaagtcatttcatgttgtgaatcaaccattaaagtcgttaaaattgctcccgttattgcattagttcccatctgtctacttttgacatgtgtaagttttaaaactctttcatcatttaaagatagatttaagtcaaggttttgccaatttaggagcattttagataaaaaccctttggttcgctaggaagtttcTCTACAACGGAGCCTTTctcagaggtctactgctttaagatggcggctgtttactaatgcatctagttctttatacatgttgctaatgccgccgtgtctgtcatttgcatcttgttctatattatgtgatatctaccatagcaacATTTGgaggtagtttgtaggctaacggctacagtcaggtattattggagccacctagcatcgcgtttgcaacgccgTCACAActctcttgcctcctccccattcCAGCTCTGCTCtcccgtctccgtgagtccgtctctctcagacttttctcgcgtcattcaaccaacatagtaatgcacgcctttcccacctcagtaacggtaactgtgttgccaagatgagaaaagtaatttaaattactcagtactgaaaaaaagtagtacgccgttatattgtaacgcctttATTAAAAACACTGATTGAATACCATGTGGCGTTTGTATGTTCTTTGTGTACTTGTGTTGATTTTCTACAGCAGTTTGAGTTAAATAGACTTTTGACCATATAGGCCATAGCTATAGAAAATTGCTTAATGTGTGCTGGGGGTGAAGAAATTTCTAAGTTGAGCTATAACTATTCGAATACTGCATGGGAATGGACCATCGGATGATATTTTACAATCAATTTTGGCATGCTGCTCTCACCTTTTAAAGGCCTCACATTAAAGACATCTTCCAGAGCATCGCTGCCAAGGTGGGAACAGGAGAGCCGTGCTGCGATTGGGTGAGTGTCTCCCTCCACTAGTCTTTTGGAACGAGGCGTGTGCGGCCACGTTTGTTGTGATTTGACTGTCCTTCCCATGCAGGTAGGCGATGAGGGCGCCGGTCATTTTGTCAAAATGGTTCACAATGGCATCGAGTACGGTGACATGCAGCTGATTTGCGAGGCCTATCACCTGATGAAGGACGTACTCGGGATGGACCACGATGAGATGGCCAAGGTGAGCTTTAGCGTGCGATGGCAATGCTTCATCCACATCAGCCTCAGTCGTCCTTAACCGCCCGCTAATATTTGAACCGCACAGGCTTTTGACGACTGGAACAAAACTGAGTTGGACTCGTTTCTTATCGAGATCACCGCCAACATCCTTAAGTATCGAGACGCCGACGGTACGCATCTGTTGCCCAAGATTCGCGACAGTGCGGGACAAAAAGGCACGGGGAAGTGGACTGCTATTTCAGCCCTTGAGTATGGCACTCCTGTAACCTTGATCGGTGAGAAAGTAGTTActcacattttttatttaactgCTGAGTCATTTCCAGTAGCATCTTATGTCACATTTGTTTCAACATGCGGTCAAAAAAATCCGGACGTGAGAAGGGTTAGCCAGggtgattaaaaataaaaagtccttttcttttgaaaatatgcaaattttaacTAAATGCCCACAAACTTTTAGTAGTGTAAAACGATACCGCCTTAGCCCCCTGCAAAAGTTGAGGAAAAATTTGTGGAAGATCACTAATATAATCTTGAATTTCGATTGGAGGTGAAAATCTATTTTGATTCAACATTTGGCAACTCATCATAACTAGTTGCAGAAATATACCACAAAATTGTTGTGTAGAGCTCGACGTGTGATTTTCTTTAGAATTTAGTGAGACATTTTCAAGGAACGTGCTCAATTTGTGTCTGCGCTTAAGAAGATTGAAGGCTTTCCTTGCAGTCTGCTCATCTCAGGTGACATAAGGGGGATTTGTCGGCCTTCCAGCTGACTTGCGGCGTCTTTCATAAACAGCCAAGGTTGTGCCTGGAGGTCGGGAAGCAAAACGGGCGAGTTGTTGAGATTGAATGAGTGCTTCATAACAGATTTGTCCTTTCACAATCAATATGTTCTGTCATACTTTTCTACAAAAGCAGCACTGTTGCTTGAAATTCAGCAGTTTGACGTCCCCGTGTGTGATTTAAGAAAGCGTAGTAGTACAACGTCCTCTTGTGTGAGCACCTAGCTGCTGGTTAACATGCTGCTGCAGTCTGCACGGATGGCTTTTTGCCTACTAGTGTAGACATTCCTCACTGAGATTGTTCAGTGTAGTGTACATCCGCCTTGCCTAAgatttaaaataagaaaaaatattgtatACTTCATGCATATGTCGGCATCCATAGTGGAGTTACTCCTAAATATGACACTTACAATATAAGAAATTGAAGAAagttttttcttgtgtgcacaaGTATGGAAAAGGTGCACATCCTTGTACCTTTCTGGCTGAGTGCAGTCGAGGATTTGACTCATTTTGGACCTTTTGTGTGTAATTTGCCTTCATTCTGCTTTCGCTGCATATTTTGGGCAAGTCCTGCTTACCCAACGGAGTGCGTGGTGGTTCTGTTTTATTCCAGTGTTACAACTACTGCAACTGCTTTTTGTTGCACAAAAGCAATTAGAATTGACATAAAAAGTGTTGCGCCACACTTTCTTCCTTCATATCCTGCTTCCTCAATAACCTGTTGTGCAAGTTGAGGGGAAATTGAAATAACTTCCTTGTCCTGGCTCCTCCTGCATGTTCATCTTGTGTTTCCATCTTCTCAGGAGAGGCAGTCTTTGCCCGATGTCTGTCCTCCCTGAAAGACGAAAGGGTGGAGGCTAGCTGCAGCCTGGCGGGGCCAGCGGGAGTCAAGTTCAATGGCAATAAGGAGGCCTTCCTGGAAGACATCAGGAAGGTAGAACCAAGCTCAAAGCAAACCCAGAGTTTGATCACTCCCAcccattgaacaaaaaaaaaaaaaaaagcactcaaTTATTAGTCATTTAATCAATCATGATTATGATAGTAAGCAATAACAATTTAAATAAGTCAAGAATGTGTTTCAATGAGTgccaccccacccccccaccccggtTCAAGTGAATTAAGACATCCATTGTAATAATAGGCCAATTTCGCAAAATTCACAAAATTATGTCACACACAAACTTAATTCTGGTAAAAGGTCATTTCTACCAAGTCAACTGCTACTTGTCATTATCAGCAACAAGTAAGCCCCCCCCGCCAAAAAATGTAGCACTTCTTTGTCAACTTTGCTGGTGGGTGGGCCAAAGACGATGTTTCAAGATGTACACAAACAAGACGACTAGTTAGTTGGCACACATCTATTTACCAGCCTGCCGCATAGTCACGCTATCTGGTTCCTCGCTGGTCTGTTTTGTATTTTACTTCAGGTTTTTGAGTCGACCACTGAAGATGCAGTTCTTTATTTAGAGCTGTGCTGTAGCCGTTTCCAGTCAAAACAACTGGTGTATTCTGTCACGCAGTTGTCTTCTGCAGTTTGGTGACTCGTTCACTGCCAGCCTAGGTCCCAGACTATTAGTTGTGGTaaatacaaaagggaaattgatattgaaaacacctgATAAATCTCTTCCAGCCCCttctagttaaaatggattggatgtctactgtattgccatcaatggcaggaaaagagTTTAGCTATGTGAGGtcacaaaacaataaaaaatcaaataatcatCACAGAATAACCATACTTATTTGAATTTGTCTTTATTCTCTCATGgcaatttgtttcattttttaaaaaaaatctttttattccaaattttatttatctttttattatccatggattttatttttttaaattcactttTATTTATTACTACTTAAATAATTACCCCCAGCCCCATAAAATTCAATTAatcattaataatatttttttcaattattcattttattaaaaaaaaaaaaactttttaaaattgcCCATTGCAAAATATGTGCGGACAACACAATACAGTGGTGCAATTGAATGTCAAAGGGGGGGGCGCTGTAAAATATTGTCCCACGGCCCGCAAGTTTGAGaatcctgggaaaaaaaaaaaaaaaagggttaacCACAATTCTGTTTCTCCAGGCCCTGTACGCCTCCAAAATCATCTCGTACGCGCAGGGCTTCATGCTGCTTCGCCAGGCTGCCAAAGAGTTTGGCTGGTCCCTCAACTACGGCGCCATTGCGCTAATGTGGAGAGGAGGCTGCATCATTCGCAGGTACGCCACCCGACTGACATTGAGGAGTGTGCTTGGCCAGCCTTTTCTTAATTCATTGCTCAACTTCATTAAGTCGTGTCATTTCTCCCATAGTGTGTTCCTGGGCAAAATTAAAGAGGCGTTTGACAGGGATGCAGAGCTGCAGAACTTGTTGTTGGACTCTTTCTTCACCGATGCTGTACACAAATGTCAGGTATGAGGAAGTGCCGTTCCgcaataattgcattaacaAAGGCTCTCCTCTATAGCAATTTCCTCTTCTACATTGTCTCCAGTGAAGCAACTCTATAGTGTCCTGGCCTGGTTTACTGTTATGATCTTTGCCATTGCTCTTGCAACTATACCCTTCTTTGGGGATAAGATCTGTTCTTTTGATAGTGAGACAGACTTTTGCTTCCAGCTTTTGAAACTCATGTCCGCGTTAATAATCACACAAGGATTTCTGAATTGATTTTCAGGAGTCATGGCGTCGAGCAGTCAGCACGGGCGTCCAGCATGGCATCCCCATGCCTTGTTTCACCACTGCCCTGTCCTTCTATGATGGCTACAGGCACCAGATGCTGCCTGCCAACTTACTTCAggtagcacccccccccccccaaaaagtctATTGTGTTTAGGTAAATGCAACTTGAGGCGTTTTCGTTTGATGGGGTACCAGTGAATGTGAAAATTTCCATTTTTATGAGAAATGTGCGTACTCTACATCGACCTGGACGTCCATTGCCGTCAACGGCTGCGAATTAATTATACAGTACTTGAAAACCCTTTAAGTTTGTTCTTTGTCTCAttgtttttgtgttgttgtgttcAGGCACAGAGAGATTACTTTGGGGCTCACACCTATGAGCTGCTGACCCAGCCGGGCAACTTCATCCACACTAACTGGACGGGCCACGGTGGAAACGTCTCATCTTCCTCCTACAACGCGTAGCGAGCATGGCGATATAGACCGCAAACAAGAACATGCAAAAGTCACATTGCGTAAAAAGACATGCTACACATTCCGCCAGTACATGACCACAGCATTTCGACTTGTAACGTTGTGGTGCTTTTTATCTTTCCAAGCGTTGATTCCCAGAtagaccgacgttgaaaagatgttgaatcaacattccgttctgctgtcgatcttatatcgttgaaacAACGTCAgctttgcaccctcaattaatggtGTTTCAACATTGAAATCCTTTCAAAACCTAAACATCATTtgaattattaataatattggaacaacgctgactcaatgttatgttttcaaaCAAAATGCCTGCTCAttcataattcaatgacttttcaatcatatttcccggtcaataataaatcaactatttgtcaacattagttcatctactgtaaaaaaatgttaaccCAACGATCACCAGCAATACCATAGAggaatgttgtttcaacgtcacttgacgttgaaaattttgatgtcaaccatcgaaaatcaacgtttattcaatgttggtCCGCTATCTAGGTTGGTAGATGTGTCTGTGTCAGGTTGGGGCCTGAGTCCGGAGCATTAACACTGGATTTAAGCTGAAGCATTGCTCTGTACTTTACTAGGCTAAATAAAGATTTCAATCCCTTTATAATTAGATTGAATACTCGTTACTCACAGGATTCCCGAGTGTTTGTGTGTGGTTCTATAAATGGAGTGACGACAAACTGAGAGGGTTCACAAAGTACACACAAAATACACTGACATAGTCTATAgtacattgttttaaaaaaaaaaaaaaaaaaaaaaaggcagcagCCAAGACAAGTACATTCCACAAATTAGGGACAACAAATTCAATACTGTTTTAAAAGTGGGAGGGACACGaatgcattttattttgaaGACATGTATACATGCATTAAAATTGCTctactgttttttttaaccaatttcagGG contains these protein-coding regions:
- the pgd gene encoding 6-phosphogluconate dehydrogenase, decarboxylating, producing MPEADIALIGLAVMGQNLIMNMNDHGFVVCAYNRTVSKVHDFLQNEAKGSKVIGAESLEDMVSKLKKPRRIVLLVKAGQAVDDFIDKLVPLLEKGDIIIDGGNSEYRDTTRRCKSLKEKNLLFVGSGVSGGEEGARYGPSLMPGGHPEAWPHIKDIFQSIAAKVGTGEPCCDWVGDEGAGHFVKMVHNGIEYGDMQLICEAYHLMKDVLGMDHDEMAKAFDDWNKTELDSFLIEITANILKYRDADGTHLLPKIRDSAGQKGTGKWTAISALEYGTPVTLIGEAVFARCLSSLKDERVEASCSLAGPAGVKFNGNKEAFLEDIRKALYASKIISYAQGFMLLRQAAKEFGWSLNYGAIALMWRGGCIIRSVFLGKIKEAFDRDAELQNLLLDSFFTDAVHKCQESWRRAVSTGVQHGIPMPCFTTALSFYDGYRHQMLPANLLQAQRDYFGAHTYELLTQPGNFIHTNWTGHGGNVSSSSYNA